Part of the Gemmatimonadales bacterium genome, CGCTCCTCGATGTTCAGGCTGTACTTGAAGCCCGAGCAGCCACCCGGAAGCACGCTGACCCGAAGGCCGGCCGTCTCGACCGGGACCTGCTCCTGGGCGATGAATTTCTGCACCTCTTCAGCAGCCCGTTCCGTCAACGTCATGTTGAAACCGGCAACGGGGGCCTGCTGCTCGATGCCGCTCATGAATGGACTCCTTGAAAGCCGGGAAACGTCACCTTCCTGGGCCGAAACTTACATCGGGCGAGAGGGTGCTGTCAACGCTCGCCGCGAGCTGCTCATCCGCACGCAAGTTACGCTGGATCAACAAGAAAGCCCCAATGGCGATGCCGCTTTCGACCCATCCCTTGGTCCGGCTGCCGGTGAGGAATTCGCCCAGGGCGAACACCGAGGCGTACACTGCCGCCACCCCGGCCACCCAATTGACCCAGGACAGCGCGCCGCCCGGAATGCGGTCTCCCGCAAAACCCAGGCGCTGGGCCACCCGTCGCCAGCCCGGACCCCCGGGGCGCACCTTCCGATAGAATCGCTCGAGCACGGCGTCGGATTCAGGCGGGGTCAACAGCGTTACGGCCACCCAGACGAAGGTCGAGATGCCGACGTTGATGAGCATCGCCCACGCGTAATCGGAGGTGGAGGTATTCCCCGGATCGATGTGCGCCAGGTGCAGGGCGATGGACGTGACGAAGGACGCCGCCATGGCGCTGATCTCCGACCACGCATTGATGCGCCACCAATACCACCGCAGGATGAACACCGCTCCCGTGCCGGCGCCTAGGCCGATCAGAAGTTTCCAGCCCTGCTCCACGCTCTGGAGGAAGGCCATGACCACGAGGGACAGCAGCATGAGGGCCACGGTGGCCACCCGGGACGCCATGACTCGCGCGCGGTCGCTCGCCTTGGGGCGGAGGAAGCGGAGGTACACGTCATTGACGAGATAGGAGGCGCCCCAATTGAGGTGGGTGCCGACCGTGCTCATGTACGCCGCGGCAAAGGTGGCGAGCAGCAGGCCCTTCATCGGTGAGGGCAAGACGTCCACCATGACCCGGACGTACCCCTCCTCCGGGTTCGCCAGGTGAGGATAGCGGATGACCGCGACGAAACCGACCAGGATCCACGGCCACGGCCGGAGGGCATAATGGGCGATGTTGAACCACAACGTCGCGAGCAGCCCATGGCGTTCGTCCTTCGCCGCGAGAATACGCTGGGCCACGTAGCCTCCACCGCCGGGCTCCGCTCCGGGATACCAGGCCGCCCACCATTGCACTGAGAGGAAGACCACGAGTGTCGAGAGTGGCAGCCAGGCGGTATCGGTCGGGGGGAGGATGCCGAAGGCGGCGTCGCGCGAGCCGAAATGCGCGGCGGAGAGACGGGTGAGCTCGTCGAGTCCGCCGACCGAGTTGACGGCCAGCACGGCGAGCACGATGACCCCACCCATCTTCACGATGAACTGGAACAGGTCCGTCACCACCACGCCCCAGAGCCCGGCGAAGATGGTATAGCCCGCGGTCACCGCAAAGAGCAGGATCGCGGCCACCCAGGGGTCGATGTTGAGGCAGATCTGGAGCACCGTCACCATGGCGCGGGTCACCCACCCCATGATGATCAGGTTGATCGGCAGCGCGAGATAGAGGGCTCGGAATCCGCGCAGCACGGCCGCGGGCTTCCCCCCGTAACGGAGCTCTGCGAACTCGAGGTCGGTGAGCACCCCGGCCCGACGCCACAGCCGGGCGAAAAAGAAGACGGTCAGAATCCCGGAGATCGCTCCGTTCCACCAGAGCCAGTTGCCGGCCACACCGTAGCGCGCGACCAGTCCGGCCACCACCAGCGGCGTGTCGGCCGAAAAGGTCGTGGCCACCATCGAGGTGCCGGCCAGCCACCAGGGAAGCGCGCGTCCGGAGACGAAGTACTCGTCCAGTGACTGACTGGCTTTCCGGGTATAGGCCAGCCCGATCACCGCGGAGACCAGGAAGTACAGGACGATGATCACCCAATCCGAGAAGATGAGCCGCATTCAGTAGTCCTCAGGCGAGTGTGGCGACCCGGAGCGAGGGCGAATCACGGGATTCGCCGCTGGAGGCCCCAGCCGCGGGGGTAGCTCGGAGGAATCGAGATCGGCAGATGCCCTGTGATCGGCGCCACGCCGGCGAGGGCCCGGGCCACGGCCACCTCGCTGACTGGATTGGCGCGCCACCCGATGACGTAGGAGCCGACCTCGGGGAGCTGCGCGATGAGGTACGGATTGCCGAGCGACACCAGCACCGTGGGCCAGGCCCGGGCTGTGCCGGCGATAAGTTGGAGCAGCGGGGCCGGAATGCCGATCGCCCCCCGGGCGGCGGTCGGCCGGTCGGCCGGAGCGAAGAGAGCGACGCCGCCCCGCGCGATCGCGGCGGCGGCGGAGTCGTAGCTCGCGGGTCCGCTGGCCGGCCAGAGCCGCACCAGCGTCACCTCGAACCCCCGGGCCCGAAGCTCGCCCGCGAGGGCGTTTCCCACCGTACGATTCTCTTCCTCCGCGTAAGTCACCACGGTGAGCGGCGGCCGGGCAGCCTTGAGACCGTAGATCGTGCCGCCCACGTCCTTCACCATCACGATCGACCGCGTGGCGATCCCCGCAGCCATCCGCTGGAAGCCGGCTTGTCCTACCACCGCGGGAATGCTGTCGAGCGGAACCGTCCGCCGGGTGAAGAGCCCGAGCGACTGCTTGAGTCGCAGTACTCTGCGCACCGAGCTGTCCAGCCGTTCGGGAGTGATGTCTCCCCGGGTGACGGCCGCCGCCATCGCGTTTATGGTGATTCGCGGGTCGGCCGGCTGCAGCAGGAGATCGGCGCCGGCGAGAAAGGCGCGGACCCCGGCCTCCGCGCCATAGGGGCCCGCGATGCCGGCCATGTTGAGCGCGTCGGTCACCACCATCCCCTTGAAGCCGAGCGAGTCGCGCAGCATGCCGGTGAGGATGGCCGGCACGACGGTGCCGGGGCGCAACTGCCCCCGGTCCATCCCGGGCAGGGCGATATGAGCCGACATCACCACCTTGACGCCAGCCGCCACCGCGGCCCGGAACGGCACCAGCTCCACCGAGTCGAGCCGCGCCCAGTCGGCAGTGATGACGGGTAGCGCGATGTGGGAGTCGGTCCCGGTGTCGCCGTGCCCCGGAAAATGCTTGGCCGTGGCCACCATCCCGTTCTCCTGCAGCCCGCGAACTTCCGCGGCGACGAACCGGCCGACTTCCACCGGGTCTTCCCCGAACGAGCGGACGTTGATGATGGGGTTCGCCGGATCGTTGTTGACGTCGGCTACGGGTGCGAAGGCGAGATGGACCCCGACGGCGCGGCCTTCCAGCGCGGTGATCCGTCCCATCTGATACGCGGCGCTGTCGCTCCCGGTCGCGCCCACGCCCATATTGGGAGGAAAGAAGGTCCCACCCACCAGCCGGATGCTGGTGCCCCCCTCGAAGTCGGAGGCGACGAGCAGCGGCAGCGGCGAGCGTTGCTGCAGGCGGTTGAGCTTGGCCGCCAGGTCCAGCGGCGAGCCGATCGAGACGATGACGCCGCCGATGTGCAGCGAGTCGACCCACCCCTCCGTCCGGAGGAAGGCCTCGTCGTCGTAGGCTGCGTAGGTGCCCGGGATCCAGGGCACCACCAGCTGGGCGATCTTGTCCCGCAGCGGCAGCGACTGGGCCAGGGCATCGACATCAGGCTCCACCGCCAGCCCGGGTCCCAGCGGGAAGGGTACCGGATGAGGCAGCGCCACTTGCGGCGCGGGGCCGCAGGCGGCGAGCACGACCGTCACGAGCGTGAGGTACCTGAGATGCACAAGGCTCTCGTTCTGCTGGGACTCTGCTGGTGGATGCTGGGGTGCGCGGCGCCGGCCCCCGGCTCGGCCGTGCCCCCGGTGGTCCGTCCGGCCATCGACGTGCTGCTCGACGACAGCCTTGTTCTGGTTCGGGACAAGCGGGTCGGACTGCTCACCAATCCGGCCGGGGTCGACGCGCATCGGGTACCCACGTTGGCCCGGCTGCGCGCAGCTGGAGTGGAGGTCACCACCCTGTTCGGTCCCGAGCACGGTCTTGCGGGGCGAATCGACGTCAACACGCCGGTAGGCCAAGGCCAGGTCGTGGATTCGGCCACGGGCCTCCCGGTCTACACGCTGCATACCGGCGAGCGGCCTATCGCGCCCACGCCCGAGATGCTCGCACAGGTCGACGTGATGGTAGTCGATCTGCAGGATGTCGGGGCGCGGTACTACAGCTACACCGTATCCACCGCACTGGTCATGGAGGCCGCCGCCACGGCCCGTATTCCGGTGGTAGTGCTGGATCGCCCCGATCCGATCGGCGGCCTGGTTCAGGGAAATGTGCTTCCCGGGGTCACCCCGTCCGCGGTAGCCCGTTTTCCGCTCGCCATGCGCCACGGCATGACGCTGGGCGAGGTGAGCCGCCTCGCGCGCTCCGTGCTCGGGCTCACAACCGAATTGCACGTGGTGCCGGTCGAAGGGTGGCGGCGCACCATGACCCTGGAGGAGACCGGGCTCCCGTTCGTGCCGCCCAGCATCAATCTACGCACCGTCGAGAGCCTATTCCATTATCCCGGGCTCTGTCTTTTCGAGGGGACGAACCTTTCTGTCGGTCGGGGGTCGGACGCGCCGTTCGAGCAGATCGGCGCGCCATGGCTGGATACCGCCGCGGTGCTTGCCCGGCTCCGGCGCGCGAGTCTCGGGGGCGTGCGTTTCCGCGGTGTGAGCTTTACCCCTCGCCGACCGGGGGACGCCAAGTACGCGGACACTCTGCTGTCTGGTATCCGGCTCGAGGTGACCGACCGCGCAATCTACGACCCGACTGCCACCGCGGTCCATCTCCTCGCTGCCCTCCGGGCCCAGCACCACGAACAATTCGCCTGGATAGCCCCTCGCTTCGATCGCCTGGCAGGTGGGCCGGCGCTGCGCGAGGCGATCGACGCCGGCCAGGATCCCGCGTCGATCGTGCGCGGCTGGGCGCCGGAGCTCGAACGATTCCGCGAGCGGCGGCGCCCCTTTCTGCTCTATCCGGAGCGGTAACCCTGTCGGCGTACCGGCCTGCGCATCCGATCTCCACTCAGGCTCGCGCCTCTGGTCCAATCCGATTGCCCTAAGCGGTTCTGCCGGTTATCCTTTCGCCCGGCCACGCTGGGGGGAGCGGGCGGAACCACGACCTCCTGAGGACTGACACGAGAGTGAAGCTGCTGAGTGCGCTGGAGAAGCCGTTCTACGCCGCGGTGAATCCGTTGGTCGAGCGGCTGATCCGGGCCGGCGTGCGGCCCAACACGATCACCACCCTTGGCACCGGCCTGGTGCTGATCTCCGCCCTGGCGTACGGGCTGGGGCACGTCCGCACCGGAGGCCTCCTGCTGCTGCTGAGCGGCGTGGCCGACACGCTCGACGGCCAGGTGGCGCGCGGTGGGGCCATGGTGACGAAGTTCGGCGCCTTCTACGACTCGACGCTCGACCGGGTGGGCGATGGCGCCACCTTCATCGGGATCGGCGCCTTCCTGCTCACGGCGCCGGACGTGGCCCACCGGGCGGCGGCGGTGATCGCGTGCATGGTCGCCATCTTGAGCTCGCTCCTGGTCTCCTACGCGCGCGCCCGCGCCGAGGGGCTCGGCCTGGAGTGCAAGGTCGGCATCGCCCAGCGGGCCGAGCGGATCCTGGGCCTGGGACTGTTTTCGCTGCTGGTGGGGGCGGGCCCCCGCGCCGTCGTGCTGGAGATCCTGGTGGCGCTGCTCGCGGCCGCCTCGGTGATCACGGTGATCCAACGGTTCGTATACGTGTTCCGCACGGCCGACAGCGGGGACGAGGCGGTCCGCCCCCGCGACATCGAGCGGCCCGCGCTGGATACTCTCGCGAAAGGAAGAACGAGTGGCTGATCAGACCGCCCGGCGGATCGCGCCGGCTCAGGGGAGGCTCGGCGTGCTCTGCGTGGGACTCGGCGCGGTGGCGACGACCTTCATCGCCGGCGTCGAGAACGTGCGTCGCGGAGCGGCCAGACCGATCGGCTCGCTCACCCAGATGGGAACGATCCGGCTGGGCAAGCGCACCGAGAGCCGGGCGCCGCTCATCAAGGACTTCGTGGCCCTGGCGGCGTTGGACGATCTCGTGTTCGGCGCCTGGGACCCGGTGCCCGACGACGCCTACGCCGCCGCGGTCAATGCCGGCGTGCTGGAGCGTCACGACCACATCGAGCCGATCGCCAAGTTCCTCAAAGCGATCAAGCCGATACCGGCCGTGTTCGACCAGAGCTACGTGAAGCGGCTGGAGGGCACCAACGTCAAGACCGGCAAGTCCAAGCGCGAGCTGGCCGAGGCACTGCGCAAGGATATCCGTGATTTCAAGGCGGCGCAGAAGTGCGACCGCCTGGTGATGGTCTGGTGCGCCTCGACCGAGATCTTCATCAGTCCCGGCCCCACCCACTGGACCCTGGACGCGTTCGAGACGGCGATGGATGCGAACGATGCCTCGATCGCCCCCTCGATGCTGTACGCCTACGCGGCACTGCAGGAGGGAGTCCCCTTCGCCAACGGGGCACCCAACCTCACCTGCGACTTCCCCGCCATGGAGGCCCTGGCCAAGCAGAAGGGCGTGCCCATCGGCGGCAAGGACTTCAAGACCGGCCAGACCATGGTGAAAACCGTGCTCTCGCCCATGTTCAAGGCCCGCATGCTCGGCGTGGCCGGCTGGTACTCCACCAACATCCTGGGCAACCGGGACGGCGAGGTGCTGGACGACCCCGAGAGCTTCAAGACCAAGGAAGAGTCCAAGCTGGGCGTGCTGGAGTACATCCTCCAGCCCAAGCTCTACCCCGAGCTGTACGGCAACATCTTCCACAAGGTGCGGATCAACTACTATCCGCCCCGGGGCGACAACAAGGAAGGCTGGGACAACATCGACATCTTCGGGTGGCTGGGCTACCCGATGCAGATCAAGGTCGATTTCCTCTGCCGCGACTCCATCCTGGCTGCCCCTCTGGTGCTCGACCTGGCGCTCTTCTTCGACCTGGCCCAGCGCGCCGGGATGAGCGGAATCCAGGAGTGGCTCTCCTTCTACTTCAAGAGCCCGCAGACGGCGCCGGGCCTCTATCCCGAGCACGATCTATTCATCCAGCAGACCAAGCTCAAGAACACCCTCCGGTACCTGATGGGCGAGGAGCAGATCACCCATCTGGGCATCGAGTATTACCAGGAAGCGTGATGAAGTATTTTCACCGGACCCACCTCCCGCCGGACGACGTGCTCGCGCGGGCCACGGCCTTCTTCGGCGCCCGCCTCGGTCCGGCCGAGGAGCTGCCCCGGCGCCGCCGCTTTGCCGGGACCCTCGGCCAGGTGAGCGTGACCGTGCAGGCCGAGGGCGGCCACTATACCCTGGTGACGGTCGAGACCAACCAGGTGGGTGAGAGCGAGGCGGACAAGCTCGCCAAGCGCTTTCTCACCCTCGTGCACACGATGGCGGAGCCGACCCATCGTCCGATCGGCGCCTACTAAGGACCCGCTCAGGAGAACCATGATGACCCGGATGGCCTCACTGTTTCGCCGACATATCACCGTGGCACTGGGCCTGATCGCCGCCCTCGCACTCGCGCCGCTCACCGCGGGCGCACTGCTGGCCCAGGCGACCGCGTTGCCCCACGAGGGTGGAGAGGCCACCCTGGTGGTGCCCGATCTGAGCCAGGTCCAGTTCCTCGGGGTCAACGGCCGGACGCTGCTCCTCGGGGGCCTGCTGGTCTGCCTGCTGGGTCTCCTCTTCGGACTGGTGATCTACACGCAGCTCCGCAAGATGGCGGTGCACCGGTCGATGCTGGAGGTGTCGGAGCTCATCTACGAGACCTGCAAGACCTATCTGATCACCCAGGGAAAGTTCATCCTGATCCTCGAGGTCTTCATCGGGATCGTGATGGCGCTGTATTTCGGAGTGCTGCGGCACTTCGAGACGGAGCGCGTGATCATCATCCTCCTGTTCAGCCTGGTGGGCATCGCCGGCAGCTATGGGGTCGCCTGGTTCGGCATCCGGATCAACACCTTCGCCAATTCCCGCACCGCCTTCGCCAGTCTCCGGGGCAAGCCGTTCCCGCTCTATCAGATTCCGCTCAAGTCGGGCATGAGCATCGGGATGCTGCTGATCAGCGTGGAGCTGTTCATCATGCTCTGCATCCTGCTGTTCATCCCGGGCGAGTACGCCGGCCCCTGCTTCATCGGGTTTGCCATCGGCGAGTCGCTCGGCGCCTCGGCGCTCCGGATCGCGGGCGGGATCTTCACCAAGATCGCGGACATCGGGTCCGACCTGATGAAGATCGTGTTCAACATCAAGGAGGACGACGCGCGGAATCCGGGCGTGATCGCCGACTGCACCGGTGACAACGCCGGCGACTCGGTGGGCCCCAGCGCCGACGGGTTCGAGACCTACGGTGTCACCGGCGTGGCGCTGATCTCCTTCATCCTGCTGGCCGTGCCGACCGAGCTGGTGCAGGTGCAGCTGCTGGTGTGGATCTTCGCCATGCGGGTGCTCATGATCGTCGCGAGCGGGGC contains:
- a CDS encoding CDP-alcohol phosphatidyltransferase family protein, which produces MKLLSALEKPFYAAVNPLVERLIRAGVRPNTITTLGTGLVLISALAYGLGHVRTGGLLLLLSGVADTLDGQVARGGAMVTKFGAFYDSTLDRVGDGATFIGIGAFLLTAPDVAHRAAAVIACMVAILSSLLVSYARARAEGLGLECKVGIAQRAERILGLGLFSLLVGAGPRAVVLEILVALLAAASVITVIQRFVYVFRTADSGDEAVRPRDIERPALDTLAKGRTSG
- a CDS encoding sodium:solute symporter family protein, which codes for MRLIFSDWVIIVLYFLVSAVIGLAYTRKASQSLDEYFVSGRALPWWLAGTSMVATTFSADTPLVVAGLVARYGVAGNWLWWNGAISGILTVFFFARLWRRAGVLTDLEFAELRYGGKPAAVLRGFRALYLALPINLIIMGWVTRAMVTVLQICLNIDPWVAAILLFAVTAGYTIFAGLWGVVVTDLFQFIVKMGGVIVLAVLAVNSVGGLDELTRLSAAHFGSRDAAFGILPPTDTAWLPLSTLVVFLSVQWWAAWYPGAEPGGGGYVAQRILAAKDERHGLLATLWFNIAHYALRPWPWILVGFVAVIRYPHLANPEEGYVRVMVDVLPSPMKGLLLATFAAAYMSTVGTHLNWGASYLVNDVYLRFLRPKASDRARVMASRVATVALMLLSLVVMAFLQSVEQGWKLLIGLGAGTGAVFILRWYWWRINAWSEISAMAASFVTSIALHLAHIDPGNTSTSDYAWAMLINVGISTFVWVAVTLLTPPESDAVLERFYRKVRPGGPGWRRVAQRLGFAGDRIPGGALSWVNWVAGVAAVYASVFALGEFLTGSRTKGWVESGIAIGAFLLIQRNLRADEQLAASVDSTLSPDVSFGPGR
- a CDS encoding DUF1343 domain-containing protein gives rise to the protein MHKALVLLGLCWWMLGCAAPAPGSAVPPVVRPAIDVLLDDSLVLVRDKRVGLLTNPAGVDAHRVPTLARLRAAGVEVTTLFGPEHGLAGRIDVNTPVGQGQVVDSATGLPVYTLHTGERPIAPTPEMLAQVDVMVVDLQDVGARYYSYTVSTALVMEAAATARIPVVVLDRPDPIGGLVQGNVLPGVTPSAVARFPLAMRHGMTLGEVSRLARSVLGLTTELHVVPVEGWRRTMTLEETGLPFVPPSINLRTVESLFHYPGLCLFEGTNLSVGRGSDAPFEQIGAPWLDTAAVLARLRRASLGGVRFRGVSFTPRRPGDAKYADTLLSGIRLEVTDRAIYDPTATAVHLLAALRAQHHEQFAWIAPRFDRLAGGPALREAIDAGQDPASIVRGWAPELERFRERRRPFLLYPER
- a CDS encoding inositol-3-phosphate synthase, coding for MADQTARRIAPAQGRLGVLCVGLGAVATTFIAGVENVRRGAARPIGSLTQMGTIRLGKRTESRAPLIKDFVALAALDDLVFGAWDPVPDDAYAAAVNAGVLERHDHIEPIAKFLKAIKPIPAVFDQSYVKRLEGTNVKTGKSKRELAEALRKDIRDFKAAQKCDRLVMVWCASTEIFISPGPTHWTLDAFETAMDANDASIAPSMLYAYAALQEGVPFANGAPNLTCDFPAMEALAKQKGVPIGGKDFKTGQTMVKTVLSPMFKARMLGVAGWYSTNILGNRDGEVLDDPESFKTKEESKLGVLEYILQPKLYPELYGNIFHKVRINYYPPRGDNKEGWDNIDIFGWLGYPMQIKVDFLCRDSILAAPLVLDLALFFDLAQRAGMSGIQEWLSFYFKSPQTAPGLYPEHDLFIQQTKLKNTLRYLMGEEQITHLGIEYYQEA
- a CDS encoding glycoside hydrolase family 3 N-terminal domain-containing protein, whose protein sequence is MHLRYLTLVTVVLAACGPAPQVALPHPVPFPLGPGLAVEPDVDALAQSLPLRDKIAQLVVPWIPGTYAAYDDEAFLRTEGWVDSLHIGGVIVSIGSPLDLAAKLNRLQQRSPLPLLVASDFEGGTSIRLVGGTFFPPNMGVGATGSDSAAYQMGRITALEGRAVGVHLAFAPVADVNNDPANPIINVRSFGEDPVEVGRFVAAEVRGLQENGMVATAKHFPGHGDTGTDSHIALPVITADWARLDSVELVPFRAAVAAGVKVVMSAHIALPGMDRGQLRPGTVVPAILTGMLRDSLGFKGMVVTDALNMAGIAGPYGAEAGVRAFLAGADLLLQPADPRITINAMAAAVTRGDITPERLDSSVRRVLRLKQSLGLFTRRTVPLDSIPAVVGQAGFQRMAAGIATRSIVMVKDVGGTIYGLKAARPPLTVVTYAEEENRTVGNALAGELRARGFEVTLVRLWPASGPASYDSAAAAIARGGVALFAPADRPTAARGAIGIPAPLLQLIAGTARAWPTVLVSLGNPYLIAQLPEVGSYVIGWRANPVSEVAVARALAGVAPITGHLPISIPPSYPRGWGLQRRIP
- a CDS encoding iron-sulfur cluster assembly accessory protein, giving the protein MSGIEQQAPVAGFNMTLTERAAEEVQKFIAQEQVPVETAGLRVSVLPGGCSGFKYSLNIEERALDDDMVQAVNGVRVFVDGFSAQYLTGVTIDYVTSMQGSGFTFTNPNASGGCGCGSSFTA